In one window of Candidatus Avedoeria danica DNA:
- a CDS encoding helix-turn-helix transcriptional regulator, translating to MATRRLANRIRVARAERGWSQDDLARRAGVTRQTVSSIETGQYGPSALLAFVLAEELGKRVDELFFLAVSEREEREGG from the coding sequence ATGGCCACTCGCCGTCTAGCCAACCGCATCAGGGTTGCCCGCGCCGAGCGCGGCTGGTCGCAGGACGATCTCGCCAGACGGGCCGGCGTGACCCGCCAGACCGTCAGCTCGATCGAGACCGGCCAGTACGGACCCTCGGCACTGCTGGCGTTCGTGTTGGCCGAGGAGCTGGGCAAGCGGGTGGATGAGCTGTTCTTCCTTGCGGTGAGTGAACGCGAAGAACGTGAAGGAGGGTGA
- a CDS encoding type III PLP-dependent enzyme, whose protein sequence is MTTTYAAIRSRGDHAPAAAPAWPDLTRATPYLRMRLDAVTDAYRQLAAALPGVRVHYAMKCNPDPEVLKVLQRAGCSFEIASAPELDVLRSLGVPPHEVLFSNPVKPVDHVRRAWAAGVDRFAVDSTAEIEKIAATAPGAKVYVRLAVANGASQVASEGKFGVDADTAVRLLHQAVRFGLEPYGLTFHVGSQMLDPGAWERAIDLSAGVMRTLDADGIRLTMLDMGGGFPARYDADVPPIAAYGARILAAIRTHLPYPVALVVEPGRALVAEAGVMVAEVIGTAERAGRTWVHLDVGAFNGMMEALETQNGLRFPIRDSRDDPRRSLVHLTGPSCDSQDTILYDVAVSHGIRAGDQVYIGTAGAYTTSYASRFNGFDVPRTHCVGRG, encoded by the coding sequence ATGACGACGACCTACGCTGCCATCCGCTCGCGCGGCGACCACGCGCCCGCCGCCGCGCCTGCGTGGCCCGACCTCACGCGCGCCACGCCGTACCTCCGGATGCGCCTGGATGCCGTAACGGACGCCTATCGGCAGTTGGCCGCCGCCCTTCCGGGGGTTCGGGTGCACTATGCGATGAAGTGCAACCCGGATCCGGAGGTCCTCAAGGTGCTGCAGCGGGCCGGTTGCTCGTTCGAGATCGCCTCTGCGCCCGAATTGGACGTGCTGCGCTCGCTCGGGGTGCCGCCGCACGAGGTGCTCTTCAGCAATCCGGTCAAGCCCGTCGACCACGTCCGACGGGCCTGGGCGGCGGGCGTCGATCGATTTGCGGTGGACAGCACGGCCGAGATCGAGAAGATCGCGGCGACGGCTCCCGGGGCCAAGGTCTACGTGCGGCTGGCCGTGGCAAACGGCGCGAGCCAGGTCGCCAGCGAGGGCAAGTTCGGGGTGGATGCCGACACGGCCGTCCGCCTGCTGCACCAGGCCGTGCGCTTCGGGCTCGAGCCGTACGGGCTGACGTTCCATGTCGGCTCGCAGATGCTCGACCCGGGCGCCTGGGAGCGCGCGATCGACTTGAGCGCGGGCGTGATGCGGACCCTCGATGCGGACGGCATTCGCCTGACGATGTTGGACATGGGCGGCGGCTTCCCGGCCCGCTACGATGCCGACGTCCCGCCGATCGCCGCGTACGGCGCGCGCATCCTCGCGGCCATCCGGACCCACCTGCCCTATCCGGTGGCGCTCGTCGTCGAGCCGGGCCGGGCGCTGGTGGCCGAGGCGGGCGTCATGGTCGCGGAGGTGATCGGGACCGCGGAGCGCGCCGGCCGGACCTGGGTTCATCTCGATGTCGGGGCATTCAACGGGATGATGGAGGCGCTCGAGACCCAGAACGGCCTGCGCTTCCCGATCCGCGACTCGCGCGACGACCCGCGCCGGAGCCTCGTCCACCTCACCGGGCCGTCGTGCGACAGCCAGGACACGATCCTCTACGACGTCGCCGTCTCGCACGGCATCCGGGCCGGCGACCAGGTGTACATCGGAACGGCGGGCGCCTACACGACGAGCTACGCCTCGCGCTTCAACGGCTTCGACGTCCCGCGCACGCACTGCGTCGGGCGGGGCTGA
- a CDS encoding GNAT family N-acetyltransferase — protein sequence MDDAEIQYAIEPDLTPAEFVDVLVRSTLAPRRPIHAAEIIAGMLAHADIIVTARAADGVLVGVARSITDFTYCTYLADLGVDAAYQGRGIGRALIARTHAAVPPTSSLILLAAPGARTYYPHIGMEAHPSCWILPRRLPPAPDA from the coding sequence ATCGACGACGCCGAAATCCAGTACGCGATCGAGCCCGACTTGACGCCGGCCGAGTTCGTCGACGTCCTCGTGCGCTCGACCCTCGCCCCGCGCCGCCCCATCCATGCGGCCGAGATCATCGCCGGCATGCTCGCCCACGCCGACATCATCGTCACCGCCCGCGCCGCAGACGGCGTGCTCGTCGGCGTGGCGCGGAGCATCACCGACTTCACGTACTGCACCTACCTCGCCGACCTCGGCGTCGACGCCGCCTACCAGGGCCGCGGCATCGGCCGCGCCCTCATCGCCCGCACCCACGCCGCCGTCCCGCCGACGTCCAGCCTGATCCTCCTGGCCGCGCCCGGCGCGCGGACGTACTACCCGCACATCGGCATGGAAGCGCACCCGTCGTGCTGGATCCTCCCGCGGCGACTGCCGCCGGCGCCGGACGCGTGA
- a CDS encoding potassium transporter Kup, protein MPVGTTPVDPAPVASSASPHDAHPHPPAHGPLWPLALAALGVVFGDIGTSPLYAIRECFHGPHAVAVTYDNVVGVLSLIVWSLIVVISVKYVLFILRSDNNGEGGILALTALISPHGHRAHAGRAKLILLGLFGAALLYGDGVITPAISVLSAVEGLRLVAPTIEPFLLPLTVGILIGLFAFQRRGTAGVGAVFGPVMLLWFFVIAVLGVRNVVAEPSVLWAINPLYAVRFFIANGYHGFVILGTVFLVVTGGEALYADMGHFGRRPISAAWFALVLPCLLLNYAGQSALLVARPAAAAEHPFFQLAPTWAIAPLVILATFATVIASQALISGAFSLTMQAIQLGYSPRLDIRHTSSDARGQIYIPAINWALMVACIAVVLGFRSSSNLAAAYGIAVTSTMAITTALFYVVLRERWGWSPVSAGALCGLFLTVDLAFLGANVLKVLHGGWFPLLMAGVIFGLMTTWHTGRRLLSFRLAAASKPLGDFLDRTERTSVTRVPGTAVFLHSNRHGTPPALIQNVRHNHVLHARLIVVTVVTEDVPTVEPAARAALEHLRENAWRVVLSYGFMEQPNVPAALAAIDAPDWTFEADAATYFLSREKILPSRRPGMALWRDYVFAWLSRNASGATFYFGLPPAQVIELGTQLPI, encoded by the coding sequence ATGCCGGTCGGGACCACTCCCGTCGACCCCGCGCCCGTCGCGTCGAGCGCCTCGCCCCACGACGCCCACCCCCACCCCCCCGCCCACGGCCCGCTCTGGCCCCTCGCACTCGCGGCCCTCGGCGTCGTGTTCGGCGATATCGGCACGAGCCCGCTGTACGCGATCCGCGAGTGCTTTCACGGCCCGCACGCCGTGGCGGTGACGTACGACAACGTCGTCGGGGTGCTGTCGCTGATCGTCTGGTCGCTTATCGTCGTCATCTCGGTGAAGTACGTCCTGTTCATTCTCCGCTCGGACAACAACGGCGAGGGCGGGATCCTGGCGCTGACGGCGCTCATCAGCCCGCACGGCCACCGCGCCCACGCCGGGCGCGCCAAGCTCATCCTCCTCGGCCTTTTCGGCGCGGCGCTCCTGTACGGCGATGGGGTGATCACCCCCGCGATCAGTGTCCTGTCGGCCGTCGAGGGGCTCCGTCTCGTCGCCCCGACCATCGAGCCTTTCCTCCTGCCGTTGACGGTCGGCATCCTGATCGGCCTCTTCGCGTTCCAGCGCCGCGGCACGGCCGGCGTCGGGGCCGTGTTCGGGCCGGTGATGCTCCTGTGGTTCTTCGTCATCGCCGTGCTCGGCGTGCGCAACGTCGTCGCCGAGCCGTCCGTGCTCTGGGCGATCAACCCGCTCTACGCCGTGCGCTTCTTCATCGCCAACGGCTACCACGGCTTCGTCATCCTCGGCACGGTCTTCCTCGTCGTGACGGGCGGTGAGGCGCTCTACGCGGACATGGGCCACTTCGGGCGGCGGCCGATCAGCGCGGCGTGGTTCGCGCTCGTCCTGCCGTGCCTGCTCCTGAACTACGCCGGCCAGAGCGCCCTCCTGGTGGCGCGGCCCGCGGCGGCGGCCGAGCACCCGTTCTTCCAACTCGCCCCCACGTGGGCCATCGCACCGCTCGTCATCCTGGCGACATTCGCCACCGTCATCGCCTCCCAGGCGCTGATCTCGGGCGCTTTCTCCCTGACGATGCAGGCGATCCAGCTGGGTTACAGCCCGCGCCTGGACATCCGGCACACGTCGTCCGATGCGCGCGGCCAGATCTACATTCCGGCGATCAACTGGGCGCTCATGGTCGCCTGCATCGCCGTCGTCCTCGGCTTCCGGTCCTCGAGCAACCTGGCCGCCGCCTACGGCATCGCGGTCACGAGCACGATGGCGATCACGACGGCCCTGTTCTACGTCGTGCTGCGCGAGCGCTGGGGCTGGTCGCCGGTCAGCGCCGGCGCGCTGTGCGGCCTCTTCCTGACGGTCGATTTGGCCTTCCTGGGCGCGAACGTTCTCAAGGTGCTCCACGGCGGCTGGTTCCCGCTCCTCATGGCGGGCGTCATCTTCGGCCTCATGACGACATGGCACACCGGCCGTCGCCTGCTGTCGTTCCGGCTGGCGGCCGCGTCGAAGCCGCTCGGCGACTTCCTCGACCGCACCGAACGCACGTCGGTCACGCGCGTGCCCGGCACGGCCGTCTTCCTGCACAGCAACCGCCACGGCACGCCGCCGGCACTGATTCAAAACGTGCGCCACAACCACGTCCTGCACGCGCGCCTGATCGTCGTCACCGTCGTCACGGAGGACGTCCCGACGGTCGAGCCCGCCGCCCGCGCCGCCCTCGAACACCTGCGCGAGAACGCGTGGCGCGTCGTGCTCAGCTACGGCTTCATGGAGCAGCCGAACGTCCCGGCCGCGCTCGCCGCCATCGACGCGCCCGACTGGACATTCGAGGCCGACGCGGCCACATACTTCCTCAGCCGCGAGAAGATCCTCCCCAGCCGCCGGCCGGGCATGGCGCTGTGGCGCGACTACGTCTTCGCCTGGCTGTCGCGCAACGCATCGGGCGCCACGTTCTACTTCGGCCTGCCGCCGGCGCAGGTCATCGAGCTCGGGACGCAGCTGCCGATCTGA
- a CDS encoding alpha/beta fold hydrolase, which yields MPHRTWPKRFALFVTVVPITTLAFVYIASHNGEAMFEKEWGIQHLDEIGFERRAMPGPAGLSISYFESGDPAMGRVIYVHGTPGDANNWSAYVKDPVDGMQSITYDRPGFGQTAPSTAMPSLADQARALGALLAMPGPRAVLVGHSLGGPIVAQAALDFPDRVAGLVMAAGSLDPGLERWAWYNRAADFPPIRMLLPLSLTNSNAEIRPLKDELTALGTRLGRLTAPTILIHSRDDSLVPFANVAYMQRMFPSAMLKDVRTFDDKDHFVIWNAAEDVRAAVRRLVVR from the coding sequence ATGCCCCACCGCACATGGCCAAAGCGATTCGCGCTGTTCGTGACCGTCGTGCCCATCACCACCCTCGCATTCGTCTACATCGCCAGCCATAACGGCGAGGCGATGTTTGAGAAGGAGTGGGGCATCCAGCACCTCGACGAGATCGGTTTCGAGCGCCGTGCGATGCCGGGCCCGGCAGGGCTATCGATCAGCTACTTCGAGTCCGGCGATCCGGCCATGGGCCGCGTGATCTACGTCCACGGCACACCGGGCGACGCGAACAACTGGTCGGCGTACGTCAAGGACCCGGTCGACGGGATGCAGTCGATCACGTACGACCGCCCCGGCTTCGGTCAGACCGCGCCTTCGACCGCGATGCCGTCGCTGGCCGATCAGGCGCGCGCGCTCGGTGCGCTCCTCGCCATGCCGGGGCCGAGGGCAGTCCTCGTCGGCCACTCGCTCGGCGGGCCGATCGTCGCCCAGGCCGCCCTCGACTTCCCGGACCGCGTCGCCGGCCTCGTCATGGCCGCCGGCTCGCTCGACCCCGGGCTCGAACGGTGGGCGTGGTACAACCGCGCCGCCGACTTCCCGCCGATCCGGATGCTCCTGCCGCTGTCCCTGACGAACTCCAACGCCGAGATCCGCCCGCTCAAAGACGAGCTGACGGCGCTCGGCACGCGCCTTGGCCGGCTGACGGCCCCGACGATCCTCATCCACTCCCGTGACGACTCGCTCGTGCCGTTCGCGAACGTGGCCTACATGCAACGGATGTTCCCATCGGCGATGCTGAAGGACGTCCGGACGTTCGACGACAAGGACCATTTCGTCATCTGGAACGCGGCGGAGGACGTGCGGGCGGCGGTGCGTCGGCTGGTGGTGCGGTAG
- the metH gene encoding methionine synthase: MTTQRNGHHRDERADLAADALATDDNATDAFAAHVACAAHLDHPIARAMRERILVLEGPKGTMIQALDFDEADYRGALLADHPSPLQGNNDVVNLTQPEAVRAIHDQFAAAGADIVATNTFNANSLSQSEYGTAHLVYDMNVAAARLARAAADAATAAAPAKPRWVAGALGPTNRALSLSPDVDDPGYRAVTFAQVADAYGEQARGLLDGGVDILLVETCFDTLNAKAAIFGILRELDARPAAEHVPLWLSVTIVDKSGRNLSGQTEAAFWHSVRHARPLAVGINCALGAEDMRPAVETLSNIADCYTSCYPNAGLPNAFGGYDDTPEMMAAVLGEYADAGWLNIVGGCCGSTPAHIAAIAAAVRDAKPRVVPVAGDGLRLSGLEPYTVDALSGFGIVGERTNITGSPKFAAVMKDGGFEAGLEIARQQVNNGANLIDINMDEGLIDSVAYMRRFLNLLAAEPDIARVPFIIDSSRFEVIEAGLGCVQGRAVVNSISLKDGEAEFRRRAEIVRRYGAAAIVMAFDEDGQADTLARKVAICTRAYRILVDACGWDGNDIVFDPNVLTVGTGLEAHARYGIDYIEAVRQIKTTLPGARTIGGISNVSFSFRGNNAVREAMNAAFLYHAISAGLDMGIVNAGMLQVYSDIDPVLRDLVEDVLLDRRDDATDRLVAYGETVKDAASGGSGGKKAAEWRSLPVGERLSYALVHGIVDHIDGDVEEARQQLGRPIAVIEGPLMDAMNVVGDLFGAGKMFLPQVVKSARVMKKAVAYLTPFLEAEQAAGGAPSSAGRILVATVKGDVHDIGKNIVGVVLRCNGYEVIDLGVMVPSERILAAAKEHDVDAIGLSGLITPSLDEMVHVAREMTREGFHIPLLIGGATTSRLHTAVKIEPAYHGPTVHVIDASRAVGVASKLLDDEARPAYIGGVRGEYAVLRERHARSTAAASLVPIAEARAMRLKCDWDSVDIAVPEFTGPRILRDYPLADLAELIDWTPFFSVWELRGAFPRILDDPRFGPAARKVYADAQAHLARIIDGRELRAHGVYGFWPAAQVADDDIALYADEGRGIEVARLHTLRQQEAKRGAAKSADGNREVAVADATHLALADFVAPRDSGRADYVGAFAVTTGDGLDALAARFDADHDDYGSILSKALADRLAEAFAERLHQIARRAWGYGAAEDLTVDDLIHERYRGIRPAPGYPAQPDHTEKRTLWRLLDAEAATGITLTESLAMWPASSVCGLYFGHPASRYFSVGRLGRDQVADYAGRKGMEVGVVERWLGANLGYEGVDETVMAGRVGS, from the coding sequence ATGACGACGCAGCGCAACGGCCATCATCGCGACGAACGGGCGGACCTTGCCGCCGACGCCCTCGCCACCGACGACAACGCCACCGACGCCTTCGCCGCCCACGTCGCCTGCGCCGCCCACCTGGACCACCCGATCGCCCGCGCGATGCGCGAGCGGATCCTGGTCCTCGAAGGCCCGAAGGGCACGATGATCCAGGCCCTCGACTTCGATGAGGCCGACTACCGCGGTGCGCTGCTGGCCGACCACCCGTCGCCGCTCCAGGGCAACAACGACGTCGTCAACCTGACGCAGCCCGAGGCCGTGCGGGCGATCCACGATCAGTTCGCGGCCGCCGGCGCGGACATCGTCGCCACCAACACGTTCAACGCGAACTCTCTGTCGCAGTCCGAGTACGGCACGGCGCACCTCGTCTACGACATGAACGTCGCCGCCGCCCGCCTTGCCCGCGCCGCCGCCGATGCCGCTACGGCCGCCGCGCCCGCCAAGCCGCGCTGGGTGGCCGGCGCGCTCGGCCCGACGAACCGCGCGCTCTCGCTCTCGCCGGACGTCGACGATCCCGGCTACCGCGCCGTGACGTTCGCGCAGGTGGCGGACGCGTACGGCGAACAGGCGCGCGGCCTGCTGGACGGGGGCGTCGACATCCTGCTCGTCGAAACGTGCTTCGACACGCTGAACGCCAAGGCCGCCATCTTCGGCATCCTGCGCGAGCTCGACGCCCGGCCGGCCGCCGAGCACGTGCCGCTCTGGCTGTCCGTGACGATCGTCGACAAGTCCGGCCGCAACCTCAGCGGGCAGACCGAGGCGGCGTTCTGGCACAGCGTCCGGCACGCCCGGCCGCTGGCGGTCGGGATCAACTGCGCGCTCGGCGCGGAGGACATGCGGCCGGCCGTCGAGACGCTGTCGAACATCGCCGACTGCTACACGAGCTGCTATCCGAATGCCGGCTTGCCGAACGCGTTCGGCGGCTACGACGACACGCCCGAGATGATGGCCGCCGTGCTCGGCGAGTACGCGGACGCGGGCTGGCTGAACATCGTCGGCGGATGCTGCGGCAGCACGCCGGCCCACATCGCCGCCATCGCCGCGGCGGTGCGGGACGCGAAGCCGCGCGTGGTGCCGGTCGCGGGCGACGGCCTGCGGCTCTCCGGCCTTGAACCGTACACCGTCGATGCGCTCTCGGGCTTCGGCATCGTCGGCGAGCGGACGAACATCACGGGGTCGCCGAAGTTCGCGGCCGTCATGAAGGACGGCGGCTTCGAGGCCGGGCTCGAGATCGCGCGGCAGCAGGTGAACAACGGCGCGAACCTCATCGACATCAACATGGACGAGGGGCTGATCGACAGCGTCGCCTACATGCGCCGCTTCCTGAACCTTCTGGCGGCCGAGCCCGACATCGCCCGCGTCCCGTTCATCATCGACAGCTCGCGCTTCGAGGTCATCGAGGCCGGGCTGGGGTGCGTACAGGGGCGGGCCGTCGTGAACTCGATCAGCCTGAAGGACGGTGAGGCGGAGTTCAGGCGCCGGGCCGAGATCGTGCGGCGCTACGGCGCTGCGGCGATCGTCATGGCGTTCGACGAGGACGGGCAGGCGGACACGCTGGCGCGCAAGGTGGCAATCTGCACGCGCGCCTACCGCATCCTCGTCGACGCGTGCGGCTGGGACGGCAACGACATCGTGTTCGACCCGAACGTCCTGACGGTCGGCACCGGACTCGAGGCGCACGCGCGCTACGGGATCGACTACATCGAGGCGGTCCGGCAGATCAAGACGACGCTGCCGGGCGCGCGGACGATCGGCGGGATCAGCAACGTCTCGTTCAGCTTCCGCGGCAACAACGCCGTGCGCGAGGCGATGAACGCGGCGTTCCTGTACCACGCGATTTCCGCCGGGCTGGACATGGGCATCGTGAACGCGGGCATGCTGCAGGTGTACAGCGACATCGACCCCGTCCTGCGCGACCTCGTCGAGGACGTGCTCCTCGACCGCCGCGACGACGCGACGGACCGCCTCGTCGCGTACGGCGAGACCGTGAAGGACGCCGCGTCCGGCGGGTCGGGCGGCAAGAAGGCGGCCGAGTGGCGGAGCTTGCCCGTCGGCGAGCGGCTGTCGTACGCGCTCGTCCACGGCATCGTCGACCACATCGACGGCGATGTCGAGGAGGCGCGGCAGCAGCTCGGGCGGCCGATCGCGGTCATCGAGGGGCCGCTGATGGACGCGATGAACGTCGTCGGCGACCTGTTCGGTGCGGGCAAGATGTTCCTGCCGCAGGTCGTGAAGAGCGCGCGGGTGATGAAGAAGGCGGTGGCGTACCTGACGCCGTTCCTCGAGGCGGAGCAGGCGGCCGGCGGCGCGCCGTCGAGCGCCGGCCGGATCCTCGTCGCCACCGTCAAGGGCGACGTCCACGACATCGGCAAGAACATCGTCGGCGTCGTCCTGCGCTGCAACGGCTACGAGGTGATCGACCTGGGCGTGATGGTGCCGAGCGAGCGGATCCTGGCGGCGGCCAAGGAGCACGACGTGGATGCGATCGGCCTGTCGGGATTGATCACGCCGTCGCTGGACGAGATGGTCCACGTGGCGCGCGAGATGACGCGCGAGGGCTTCCACATCCCGCTCCTCATCGGCGGCGCGACGACGAGCCGGCTGCACACCGCCGTGAAGATCGAGCCGGCCTACCACGGCCCGACGGTCCACGTGATCGACGCGTCGCGCGCCGTCGGCGTGGCCAGCAAGCTGCTGGACGATGAGGCGCGGCCCGCCTACATCGGCGGCGTCCGCGGCGAGTACGCCGTGCTGCGCGAGCGCCACGCCCGCTCGACGGCTGCGGCGTCGCTCGTGCCGATCGCCGAGGCGCGCGCGATGCGGCTGAAGTGCGACTGGGACAGCGTCGACATCGCCGTGCCCGAGTTCACCGGCCCGCGCATCCTGCGGGACTACCCGCTGGCCGACCTGGCCGAGCTGATCGACTGGACGCCGTTCTTCAGCGTCTGGGAACTCCGCGGCGCCTTCCCGCGGATCCTGGACGACCCGCGCTTCGGTCCGGCGGCGCGCAAGGTGTATGCGGACGCGCAGGCGCACCTGGCGCGGATCATCGACGGCCGCGAGCTGCGGGCGCACGGCGTGTACGGCTTCTGGCCGGCGGCGCAGGTGGCGGACGACGACATCGCGCTGTATGCGGACGAAGGGCGCGGCATCGAGGTCGCGCGGCTGCACACGCTGCGGCAGCAGGAGGCGAAGCGGGGCGCGGCCAAATCGGCCGATGGGAATCGCGAAGTCGCCGTCGCCGACGCCACCCACCTGGCCCTCGCCGACTTCGTCGCCCCCCGCGACAGCGGCCGCGCCGACTACGTGGGCGCCTTCGCCGTGACGACCGGCGACGGTCTCGACGCCCTCGCCGCGCGCTTCGACGCCGACCACGACGACTACGGCAGCATCCTGAGCAAGGCGCTGGCCGATCGGCTGGCCGAGGCGTTCGCCGAGCGGCTGCACCAGATCGCCCGACGTGCATGGGGTTATGGCGCGGCCGAGGACCTGACGGTCGACGATCTGATCCACGAACGCTACCGCGGCATCCGCCCGGCGCCCGGCTACCCCGCCCAGCCGGACCACACCGAGAAGCGGACGCTCTGGCGGCTGCTGGATGCCGAGGCGGCCACCGGGATCACGCTGACCGAGAGTCTGGCGATGTGGCCGGCGAGCTCGGTGTGCGGGCTGTACTTCGGGCATCCGGCGAGCCGCTACTTCAGCGTCGGGCGGCTGGGGCGGGATCAGGTGGCGGATTACGCGGGGCGGAAGGGGATGGAGGTGGGGGTGGTGGAGAGGTGGTTGGGGGCGAACTTGGGGTATGAGGGGGTGGATGAGACGGTGATGGCGGGCCGTGTTGGGTCGTGA
- a CDS encoding protein tyrosine phosphatase family protein yields the protein MSVTPITNLIPLDDRLTTAGQPTAAQLADVAAAGFDVVVNLAMGEPTDDLPDEAAAVAAHGMAYHHIPVVWTAPQLDDFARFVACMDACAADRRFVHCALNYRVTTFTSLYAQLRWGWSLDRAEALATTFWTPNETWAAFIDTVRPRWGLARGSGPRPITDQ from the coding sequence ATGTCCGTCACCCCCATCACCAACCTCATCCCCCTCGACGACCGCCTGACCACCGCCGGCCAGCCCACCGCCGCGCAGCTGGCCGACGTCGCCGCCGCCGGCTTCGACGTCGTCGTGAACCTGGCGATGGGCGAGCCGACGGACGACCTGCCGGACGAGGCGGCCGCGGTTGCCGCGCACGGCATGGCGTACCACCACATCCCGGTCGTCTGGACCGCGCCGCAGCTGGACGACTTCGCGCGCTTCGTCGCATGTATGGACGCCTGCGCCGCCGACCGCCGCTTCGTCCACTGCGCGCTGAACTACCGCGTGACGACGTTCACGTCGCTCTACGCGCAGCTCCGGTGGGGCTGGTCGCTCGACCGGGCCGAGGCATTGGCAACGACGTTCTGGACGCCGAACGAGACGTGGGCTGCGTTCATTGACACGGTGCGCCCGCGGTGGGGGTTGGCACGCGGGAGTGGGCCGCGCCCGATAACGGACCAATAA